The genomic DNA GTGGGGGCAGGCATCAACTTTGCGCTGCTCTTTGATCAGTTCGCACTGATCCTCGGCCTCACGCTGGGGCTTATGGCGCTAAAGGCGCTGGTGCTGCTGGCACTGGCCTCTGTCTTCAAACTGGAATTGACCGACCGCTGGCTCTTCGCCCTCGGCCTCGCCCAGGCCGGAGAGTTCGGGTTCGTCCTGCTGTCCTTCGTCGTGGCCGGCAACATCATGCCCGCCGCCACCGCGGACCAGTTGTTGCTCGTGGTCGCCCTCTCGATGCTGCTGACGCCAGCGCTTTTCATCTTTCACGACCGAGTCATCCTGCCCCGCGCGGCCAAGGGCGTGGCCCGCGCGCAGGACACGATCGAGGCCCCGGCAGAGGTCATCATCGCGGGCCACGGCCGGGTCGGCGGCATCGTGAAACGCATCCTCGAAGGCGGCGGCTACGCGCCCACCGTCATCGACTATTCCGCGGCCCAGATCGACACGCTGCGCATGTTCGGCCTGCGCGCCTATTTCGGCGATGCCACCCGCCCCGACATGCTGGAGGCCGCAGGCATCCGCACCGCGCGCATGCTAATCGTCGCCATCGACGACCGCGACAAGGCCACGGAACTGGTGCGCTACGTCAAGGAACACCATCCGCATGTCCACATCATCGCCCGCGCCCGCGACCGGCACCATGTCTACGAGCTGTTCCTCGCAGGCTGCCGGGACATCATCCGTGAAACCTTCGACAGTTCCGTCCGCATGGGCCGGTCCGCGCTGGAAGCGATGGGGATGGAACATGCCACGGCGATGCAGATGGCCGAGGGCTTCGTCGCGGACGATTCGGCCAAGCTGATCGTCATGGCCCCGGTGTTCCGCGATACCGGCGGCAACCCGATGGACGAACGCTATCTGGAAAAGACGAAAGAGATCAACGCCCTGCAGGACCGGCTCTTTGCCGAGAACGGTCCCAGTTTCGGCAACCTGCGCGCGCGCATGGCGGCGGAAGGTGACGACGTGGACGAGATCGTGCGCATCAACGGCGTGGCCCTGTCGCCCGACGATCCCGTGCCGGGGCGCTAGTCGCCCGCGGCCACCGCCATCAGGATCGCCTGCGCCGACAAGGACGCCCAGTCCGCATCGCCCTGCAGGCGGGCGACCTCTTGTCCCTCTGCGTCCAGAATCA from Loktanella sp. M215 includes the following:
- a CDS encoding cation:proton antiporter domain-containing protein yields the protein MTSILLLTFLFLVAGVIAVPLATRAGLGSVLGYLIAGIAISPALGVLHVDVVQIQHFAEFGVVMMLFLVGLELEPEKLWDMRGRLLGLGGGQVALTMLAVMGAGVAFGLPWTVALAAGAVLALSSTAIVLQTLTEKGLLKSDGGQASFAVLLTQDIAVIPMLALLPLLALPGVAHGAEDAHDAGISLVANLNGWQTMLVTLAAIAAVVIAGRTLTGPVFRFIAKADLRELFVAAALMMVVGIALLMSLVGLSPALGTFIAGVVLAGSDYRHELESDIDPFRGLLLGLFFMSVGAGINFALLFDQFALILGLTLGLMALKALVLLALASVFKLELTDRWLFALGLAQAGEFGFVLLSFVVAGNIMPAATADQLLLVVALSMLLTPALFIFHDRVILPRAAKGVARAQDTIEAPAEVIIAGHGRVGGIVKRILEGGGYAPTVIDYSAAQIDTLRMFGLRAYFGDATRPDMLEAAGIRTARMLIVAIDDRDKATELVRYVKEHHPHVHIIARARDRHHVYELFLAGCRDIIRETFDSSVRMGRSALEAMGMEHATAMQMAEGFVADDSAKLIVMAPVFRDTGGNPMDERYLEKTKEINALQDRLFAENGPSFGNLRARMAAEGDDVDEIVRINGVALSPDDPVPGR